Below is a genomic region from Trichocoleus sp..
AGGCTCCGGTTGCCATCGGGTAATTGGGGACCAAGGGTCATGCCTTCTAGATTATCAAGCGGAATTTTGAGATCACTGAGATCCAAAAGTAATCGTTTGTAGATAGGAGTTAGTTCAGCAATATCCCCATGCAAGTAAGGAATGCTGGATGTATCTGTTGCACCACCCATCGTAAACTGATAAAGCTTCGCTCCAACCCCAGCAGCGATACCAAACGATCGCTCTAAACCCAGAAAATGACCGCCTTGATCAAGCGTCACCATCTCCACTAAGCCATTCTCGGTTGCACCTGCTGAAGGTGGATCAATTAAATAGATATGCTCTGCCAGCAGCGACGGCAGGTCTTCACCGACCAAGTAGTGAACGAATCGGAGTGGTTGCTGGGTTTCAGACGGGGTTTCAGGCAGTGTTTCAGACGGAGTTTCAGACGGAGCCGGAGCAAGATCTTGTTGAATCGGGGCTTCGGTTGCGGCAAACAAACGAAACGGTTCCGTTGAGCCAGGAGCAGAGCCGCTTAAGTTCAGCGTGAGCGATTCAAAGCCGCGATTGTTTTGCACACCGCTCGGCTGACCCTCAACTTCCTCAGGGATAAATCGTTTGGGAATGGGTAAGCTTTTGCGCCAGTTGCCCGTTTCTAGATCAAATTCATCAACAAAGGGCGGAATGCCTGCCTCAACCACGCCTTCACTGGCGACAAAAACCGATCGCCTCGGACTCAGCGCAATCCCTTCTAGGTCGATCGTTCCTTTCGCGAATGGCTGTCCATTTTCGCCTTTTAGCGTCGTCACTCGCTCCACTTCAACCGACTGAATGCCGATTTGATCGGGCTGATCTGGGGCTGCACCGATCGCCAGTTTCAGGGTGTAAAACCGAGCCGGGGCACGTTCACTTCGGTCATCTGAAACAGCATAGAATCGATCCTGCTGTCGGTCATAGCTAATGCCTGACAAACCGCCGACTGGAGTTTCGGCAAATTCGCCTTTGGGCAATCGATATTCATCCAAATAATCCAGCGAGAGATTGAGAAACAGCCGATCTTCTGCCTTAATCTGGGGCAGACTACAGCTCGTCAGGAGACTGGTAAGAAGGAGAACGATCGGCAGAAGGAGGGACGCGAAACGAGGAAGACGCAGCGGCAGGCAACTGAAGAGTTTGGCGGAGAATCGGCGCATGGAGAGTTTAATATAAAACCTGGACTAGTTTTTTGCGATATTGCGGTGTGAGGGGATGTTCATCTCCCATGATTTCAAACGCCATCACCATTGCTTTTCTGGCACTATCATTGCGGTATTTCCGATCTTTTGCTGCGATCGACAAAAACCCTTCCAGTGCCGCTTCATAATCGCCTGTCAAAATTTGCTGTACAGACGTAAAAAATGGGCGATCGAACTCGTTCCCAAAATTTGTTGTTTCGCTTTCGCGTTTGAGTTCAATTAAAGTCCGAAGTGCCTGTGCTCTAGCGAAATATGGTTTTTCGTTTTCTTGAATAAACGATAAAAGTTTTTCAGCAGAATCAAACTTGTTCTGTCCAATTAAAAACTGTGCAGCAGCAACAGCAAGCTTACGGTCTTGCGGATATTGCTCAATTAACTTTGCAAATAAACCTTTGGCTTGTTCAGAATCTCCAGCAGCCATTGCTTGTTGAATTTCTTCCAGCCCCGTCTCTAGCTGCGACTTTAAATTTAACTGCGCCAAAAACTGACGAATCTTCGGTTCCGACAACACACCCACAAATCCAGGATGCATTTCACCTTGAACAAAGACGCGCACATCCGGCACACCTTCAATTCGGTAGGTACTTGCCAAGTCATTACTTTGATCAATATCAACCTTTGCCAGGACAAAATCATATTCCTGCACCAGCTTTTCAAGAATCGGCTTGAGCATCTGGCAGGGGCCGCACCACTGGGCAAAGAAATCGACTAAAACAGGGCGATCGTGTGAGGCTTGTACTACCTCAGCGGCAAAATTATTGCTGTTTACTTCAACGGAGACGCCCATCTCTCATCACTCCTTAAATTACAAAACGAGGACTGATTGAGAAATTATGACATTTTTGGAAGCAGCACTCGATGTTTGCTTGCAGCAGCGCGATCGAGTCTTACTGTTCTTCAAACGTCCAAAATTCCACAATTCAGTCCTCAGGCGCTTCAAGGCTGAAATTTAGAGCAGATAAAGCAGGATGAACAAAATTACCCAGACCACATCCACAAAGTGCCAGTAAAGCTCAGCCGCTTCGATGCCAAAATGATGTTCGCTGGAATAGTGTCCTTGCTGGCGCGATCGCCACAGTACGCCCAGAATCAGCACCAGCCCGAACAAAACGTGCAAACCGTGAAAGCCAGTCAGCACATAGAAGGTACTCGCGTAAAGATTGGTTTTGAGTCCAAATTCCAGGTGAAAGTACTCATAGAGCTGACCAGCCAGGAAGACTGCTCCCATTAAAGCTGTGATGCCAAACCAGAGGCGCATTCCTTTTGCATCATTTTTCTTGATCGCGG
It encodes:
- a CDS encoding tetratricopeptide repeat protein; its protein translation is MGVSVEVNSNNFAAEVVQASHDRPVLVDFFAQWCGPCQMLKPILEKLVQEYDFVLAKVDIDQSNDLASTYRIEGVPDVRVFVQGEMHPGFVGVLSEPKIRQFLAQLNLKSQLETGLEEIQQAMAAGDSEQAKGLFAKLIEQYPQDRKLAVAAAQFLIGQNKFDSAEKLLSFIQENEKPYFARAQALRTLIELKRESETTNFGNEFDRPFFTSVQQILTGDYEAALEGFLSIAAKDRKYRNDSARKAMVMAFEIMGDEHPLTPQYRKKLVQVLY
- a CDS encoding esterase-like activity of phytase family protein produces the protein MRRFSAKLFSCLPLRLPRFASLLLPIVLLLTSLLTSCSLPQIKAEDRLFLNLSLDYLDEYRLPKGEFAETPVGGLSGISYDRQQDRFYAVSDDRSERAPARFYTLKLAIGAAPDQPDQIGIQSVEVERVTTLKGENGQPFAKGTIDLEGIALSPRRSVFVASEGVVEAGIPPFVDEFDLETGNWRKSLPIPKRFIPEEVEGQPSGVQNNRGFESLTLNLSGSAPGSTEPFRLFAATEAPIQQDLAPAPSETPSETLPETPSETQQPLRFVHYLVGEDLPSLLAEHIYLIDPPSAGATENGLVEMVTLDQGGHFLGLERSFGIAAGVGAKLYQFTMGGATDTSSIPYLHGDIAELTPIYKRLLLDLSDLKIPLDNLEGMTLGPQLPDGNRSLILVSDDNFNDLQVTQFLLFRLKQGRSGSSS
- a CDS encoding heme-copper oxidase subunit III codes for the protein MQGSVVNQVGENYQVNGEAAHEAHPDHRVFGVIVFLIAESMIFLGLFTAYLTFRAVYPTWPPEGTPERELLLPGINTILLVSSSLVIHNADTAIKKNDAKGMRLWFGITALMGAVFLAGQLYEYFHLEFGLKTNLYASTFYVLTGFHGLHVLFGLVLILGVLWRSRQQGHYSSEHHFGIEAAELYWHFVDVVWVILFILLYLL